The DNA region AAAATTACCGTATGAGCACTTAAGCCCGGTCTGCACAAATTAGGATCGATAGTAAACAAAACAGGGCTGACCCAGCAGTACATCTACTGATGGGGTCAGCCCATAGAATGTGAGAGTGTAAAAGAGAGTTGGTGCCCTGGGCGCTACAAGGCCCCGGCCGCGCTGCAAGTCCCTAAAAGGGGCTTGTTCACGCTTTTCGGGCCCTCAGGCCCGCTGCAAGTCCCCAAAAGGGACTTGCTCACGCTCTCCGGGGCTATTAAATCCCCGGAATCGTATTCCGTTTATGCGCCGTTCGGCGATAGTAGCTCTCCAGCTTCTCCTGGACCTCCGGAGCCACCTGCTTGCCCTCCAGATAGTCGCTGTTATCCTCGTAGCTGATGCCGAGCTCCTTCTCGTCCGTCTGTCCTTCCCACAGCCCTGCCGTAGGCGCCTTGTCCAGAATCGATTGCGGCACGCCCAAGTAAGAAGCCAGCTGGCGCACCTGGCGCTTGTTCAGGGAGCTAAGCGGCGTTATGTCCACCGCGCCGTCGCCCCATTTGGTGTAGAAGCCGGTAATCGCTTCGGATGCGTGATCCGTGCCCACGACGAGCAGGTTCTGTTCGAACGCAAGCGCGTACTGGACGACCATCCGCACCCGGGCCTTTACGTTGCCTTTGCCCGGGATGCTGATATGCTTGTTGACTCCGATATTTTTCAAGCCATGCTCCACTTCCAGCGCAATCTCGTTGACGGCCTCCTCGATGTTGGTCTCGACCGTATATTTCAGATTAAAAGCTTTCGCCGTCGCATAGCTGTCAGCGATGTCCACCTGCTCGCCGTAGGGCTGAAATACACCCAGCGTTTTATATTCCTTGCCGGTCTCCTCCGTAAGCTCATCGGTTGCCCTCTTGCACAGGCCTGCGGCAACCGCGCTGTCGATGCCGCCGCTAATCGCGATAAGCAGACCCGACGTGCCGGAATTGGTGACATAGCTCTTGAGAAAATCCACCCGCTTGCGGACTTCTTCTTCCACATTGATCGATGGCTTGACGCCCAGTTCGGCAATAATCTGTTCCTGTAGACTCATCGTAAGACTCCTTTCAGAATGGCTTCTCTCTTCTCCTATGACGGCACCTACAACAAAAGCCCCGCGGCTTCGGAATAGGCCGAACGCTTCGGGGGCTTTGTTTCTGCCATCCTTACTGGCAGTAGCGATTGAATGCGTCTGTCAAATCAGCTGCGATCTCCTCGGCGGAGCGGTTCTCAACTTGATGACGCTCAATAAAGTGTACCAGCTCCCCATCCTTCAAAAGGGCAATCGAAGGCGAGGAAGGCGGATATGGCGCAAAATATTCACGTGCCTTCGCCGTTGCTTCCTTATCCTGTCCGGCAAATACCGTGAACAAATGATCCGGCTTCACCTCGTTTTGCAATGCCAGCGCAACGCCTGGACGCGCTTGACCTGCCGCACAGCCGCACACGGAATTGACAACAACGAGCGCCGTGCCCTTCGCTGCCTCGAACTGCTCTTCCACTTCCTCCGGCGTCGTCAGCTCGCGGATCCCCAGAACCGTGAGCTCATCGCGCATCGGCTGAACCATATCGCGCATATATCGGTCAAAAGACATACCCATAACTGCTTCACTCCTTATATAAACAAGATTATTCGATTGATAACAACTCATCGCTATCTATATTATACAATCACGAAGAGTGAAAGCAAGAAAATACAAAACGAGCAGCATCCAAAGTGGGATACCGCCCGCCGATAAAGTGGTGATACAAGCCTAGGTGGCCGGGAAATTAATCCCGTCCTGCTTTTTGTCCACGATGGGCTCACCGCGGCGCTCTTTATTTCCACGCTTTTGCTGCTCTTGCTCCTTGGAATTGTTTTTGCTCATCCGAATCCCTCCTTTACCGTTGGCTCTGTCTTATGATGCCAACTCGCCCAGCCGATTATTCGAAGGCAGCGGCACTTTGGGATTCGATCATCGTCTGTTGAGAGGAGCGGACGGGCAGCGAAATGATAAAGACGGTGCCTTGGCCTTCGCTGGATTCCACATCGATTGTTCCGTTGTGACGCTGCACCACGCTCATGCATAGTGCCAGCCCAAGCCCGGTGCCTTTATTCTTCGTCGTGAAAAAGGGCTCGAACAACCGCTGCAGTACATCGTCCGGTATTCCAATCCCGGTATCCTTGACGAATAGCTTGACCTGCTCGCCTTCATGACGGGTCTCAATTGTCAGCGTTCCCTTTTCCCCCATCGCTTCCATCCCGTTGCGGCATAAATTCAGGATCAGCTGCTTCATCTCTTTCGGATTCAAAAGAAGCCTTGGCAGCATCGATCCCAGCTTAAGCTCGATGGACTGCCCGCGCAAATTGGCGTCCGCCCATAACAGCGGACTCAGCTCGTGAATGATATCGTGAAGATGGCACTCTTCCTTCTCGGCCGTACGATTCTGGGCCAAGGACAGAAAATCGTTAATGATGCTGTTCGCACGGTCCAGCTCTTCCATCACAATCCGATAATAATGATCCAGCGTATCCGGGCTCTTCTCCTGCATCAGCTGCAAAAATCCGCGCACAACCGCCATCGGATTCCGAATTTCATGCGTAATACCGGCCGCCATCTGGCCAACTAAGCTGAGACGCTCCACATTGATAAATTCGGAACGCAGTTTATCAAGCTCCGTTATGTCTTCAATAATTCCAACCGCCCCCGAAATTTTGCCCGTTTGATTATGTATAAGGGGGTAGATTCCTGTCGAGTAGACCCGGGAGCCGTTACGGACAATTTCTCCCGGCGTTTCGATACCTTGAAGGGCCTTTTCGATCCTCGTACGCAAATGCTCCTTCTGAAACATACCGTCAAAAGCTTCATAAAACGATTTCCCGATGAGATCGCTCCTTGTCAGCTGCGGATAAGCCGCCTTGCGCAGGTCCGTGATCAGATGGTGATTGGCAGCTATAATATGGCCCTTCAGGTCAACAGCTATAATGCCCAGCGGGATGAGATCCAGAAACGGACTCACGGATTCCTTATTCATCGAAGGGCCGTTATGTCGATTGGCAACCAGCCGCTCCGCGGTAAATTCAATCCAGTACACAATGAAACCCGAGTGGAGCATGCCAATCAGCATATAGAGAACCGCAACAAGAATCATATCGGGATTCAGGTGTTGATTATGGACTTTTCCGTCAACGGCCTGGTGGCCCACAATAAGAAGCATGGATGGAACCAGGGCGCTCCACAGCCAGCAAAGCTTTTCAAGGACCGAGCCCTTCTTGAAATGAGTCGATATCCGAGGCAGCAGTGAGTAGCATATGATCAGCATATTTAACAGGAGGCAGGCCAGCGGCCACCCGTAAATCAGCCCATGGCTTGTTATATATACGACTGCAAGACATAACCCCGAAAACCGGCTCCCGTATAAAATGCCAAAATACAAGGGAACGACACCAAGATGAATCGGTACATAATAATCGCTCATCGCCGAGAGCAGGATACATAGAATAATGCTGATTCCGCATGCGATGGCGATCTGGTCGCGGAATCTCAGCAAAACATCCGGTTTCTTCTTGTACAGGCATTTTACATGTCTGTCGAGGAGAAGCGGCAGATGAAAGATGAGCGTACTAGACAGCAGAACTTGCAGCAGAATATCTTTCCATAGGCTCAGCACAATGCTCAATCACCTCAATTGGACAACGCCTCTAATATTTTTGATTAAATCACAGGCGACATCAGATTACAATATCTTGTAAGTTCATGTTGAAACGAAGGAGAACAAAGGCTTCCGTCCTATGCTGAAGGACTTAGGATAATTCATGGATACCGTATATAATAAGAATGATCTACTAGTGATATACCCTTAAAGGAGCTAAGAGCAAACATGCCGGATTATGATGTAATTGTGATCGGGGGCGGACCGTCCGGGCTGATGGCCTGCGTGGCAGCCGGAGAAAGAGGAGCCTCCGTTCTACTCGTGGATAAAGGAGACAAGCTTGGCCGCAAGCTCGGCATATCGGGCGGCGGCAGATGCAATGTGACCAACGCGAAGGAGCAGGATGAACTGATCGCCAACATTCCGGGAAACGGCCGGTTTTTGTACAGCGCTTTTCAGCATTGGAATAACCGGGATATTATGACCTTCTTCGAGGGGCTCGGCATTCCGCTCAAGGAGGAAGACAACGGGCGGATGTTCCCGGTAACGGACAAGGCCTCAAGCGTTGTCAACGCCTTGATCGGCAAGGTCCGCGAGCTGGGCACCGATATCCTGACGAACAGCCCGGTGCACCGAGTTCTATTCGAAAACCATCATGCGGCAGGCATAGAATTAAAATCCGGTAGGACGATTACGTCCTCTTGCGTCATCGTTGCGACCGGCGGCCAGTCGGTGCCGCAAACAGGCTCCACCGGCGACGGCTATCCATGGGCCGAGGCAGCCGGCCATACCATCACCGAGCTGTACCCGACGGAGGTGCCGATCGTGTCGACGGAGCCATGGATTGCCTCCAAGGAGCTGCAAGGGCTCTCGCTGAGGGATGTAGAGCTGTCGGTCTGGAACCCGAAGGGTAAGCGGATCATTGCCCACCGCGGCGACATGCTGTTCACCCACTTCGGCGTATCCGGCCCGATCGCGCTCCGATGCAGTCAGTTTATCCGCCAGGTTCAGCGGAAATTCGATATCGTGAATGTGGACATGGCCATCGATATGTTCCCGGACCGATCCGTGCCGGAAATGGAACGTGAAATTAGGACATACCTTGAGGAGGAGCCGCGGAAAAGCATTAAGAATGCCCTCAAAGGATATCTGCCTGAACGCATGATTCCCCTGCTGCTGTCCAGGGCCGGGATCGACAGCGATACGGTGTGCAGCGGCATCTCCAAAACCGCTGTATCCGGACTGGCCGCCACCCTTAAGAAATTCATGTTCCGGGCTTCCGGAACGAGATCGCTGAAGGAGGCGTTCGTAACGGGAGGCGGGGTAAGCCTTAAGGAGATCCAACCGAAAACCATGGAGTCCAAGCTGATGCCGGGCCTCTTTTTCTGCGGCGAAATATTAGACATCCACGGCTATACCGGGGGATACAATATCACGGCCGCCTTCTCCACCGGATACACGGCCGGCAAGCACGCCGCAGAGGCTGCTTCCGGATAGGTATTGCTCCTACCGAGCGTATCCCAAAAGCCGATACCCAGACTGCTCCAGCAACATGCAAAAGCGCTGATCAGTTCCTATTTTTGAGGGCTGACCAGCGCTTATTTTCATTTCCCGAATGCAAAATCTTACTATAATATAAGAAGCTGCATTCAAAATATTAATTTATCCGCTCATGCTGATTCGTCGCCGGCTTCCTCCCCGTTCACTCTTAATGAGCGCTCTTCCTTGTATACCGGCCAGGACGTCAGGGACGGTGCCGCTAGGACGGCCACAGCCGTGAATGCAAGCCCTGCCAGCCACCCGACCGCTCCCTGAAAGAGCGTCAGGCCCGCGACCATCGAATACAGAAACGCTGGCAAAATCAGCAGCGTCCGAACAACGATCACGCCAGCAGACCGGTAATGACGGTTGTTGAACGGAAGGACGTGCATGAATTCCGCTTTGGCAAACTGGGCCCACCGGGTATGAAGCCAATAGGATATGAGAATGACCATCGCAATGTAGACGATTACCTTGACTACATGCGGCGGCATCCAGATTGCCGGAATTCCGAGCAATGTAATCTGGAGGTACACGGCCAGATTTTCCGATTTACGCAGGATCGCCTTCAAGCCGGCATCCGCCAGCCGCTTTTCCGCGGCCCCTTTAAAGATGCGCCCTGATTTGCGGAACAACCAGGTCTTGCTTCGGATGCTTGGGGGCTTGCCGACAGCTTGAATCATAATCTTCTCGGTTAATTGGATGCGCGTACTCGCATCTTCCCGCACATCGGACATGAAGGTTCCCTTCATGCGCAATCGGTACCTGCCGAGCAGGGGCAGCAGCACGAGAAAAATTACAGCCCCTAACCATAATACTAGCGGCGTTTTAAGCCCGAAAGTCACGCATAACATGAACGTGCCGAAGAAAAGCCAGCGGCTGAAGTAGCCCGCAAGCCGCCTTGTCCATCCCTTATAGCGGGAACGGATCATCCTCCCCGCCAGATTTGCGCACCAGGCGCAGGCTGCGGCTGCCAGCAGCAGCGAGATTAATGCCGTCCCGCTGAATCCATAGCCCCGTACAAGAAACGGGAGGGCAAGCCCCGTGAACAGCAGCCCTTTGACCGTGGAAACACATATGCTGTATCCCATCCCGCGGAGCATCAAGCCCTTGATCCAATGCGGATGCTGGCGGAGGAACAACACATCGGCCTCCTCGAGAAACAGCAGCACCCTGCCGAAGAACATCAGCAGCAGAAGCGAGGCAGCTCCCTGTACCGGGATATAGTCAACCCAGACGGGAAGCGGTCTTGTCCACAGCTCGCGATAAATCCCTCCGCCAAGCAGCAGGCCCGGTACAATGATGTACAGCATCACCGTCCAATCCGCCACGGTAGCGAGACTTGCACGCTGATGGTTCCAGTGGGAGCGTACTCTGGTCCAGAACAGGGAGCCCGGATTCTTCACCTGCCGTGATCGTAACATCATGTCCCCCTCCCCGTTCATGTCAGCGCATCGAAGCAGTCAAACAAAGATGCACCTGGAAGGTCCGCCGCGATGCGGATGTCGTCCAGTGTTCCCTGTGACGCTACTTGACCTTGTGAAATGAGGACAAAGCTGTCGCAGATTCTTTCAGCGGTATCAAGCACGTGCGTGGACATCAGCACGCCCGCCCCGCGCTGCCTTTCCTCCAGAAGCAGGTTCAGAAAATCCCGCGTCGCCCTTGGATCAAGGCCGATAAACGGCTCGTCCACAATATATACGTCAGGCTTGGAGAGGAAGCCGATCATGAGCATCATCTTCTGCTTCATCCCTTTAGAGAAGCCTCCCGGAAGCTCATGCCGGACCGCCTCCATGCCGAACTGCCGAAGAAGCGTCTCGGCCTGCTCCTTGAACCGCCCGTCCTCGATCCCGTAAGCAGCCGCAGCCAGATCCAGGTGCTCCCATAACGTCAAATCCTCGTAAAATACAGGCTGCTCCGGAACGTAGGCGTATCTTGGCGGATCGCCGGCAATCCTGACTTCGGCCCTGCAATCTTTCAGCAAACCGAGAACCGCTTTGATTGTCGTGCTCTTCCCTGCGCCGTTGGGACCGATCAGCCCGAGCAGCTCGCCGGGAGCGACCCGAAATGAAATATCGCGTATCCGCGGACGCCCGGGCTCATACCCGGCTTCCTGAATGTTCACGGCGAGAACGGGCTCTGGTTGCGATTCATGATTATCCCGCATCATTTCCATATCGTGTATATCCTCCATCCCATTTGGATTCCTATTTCAGGTAATACGCAATAGGGATGGATTCCGTTGCAGGAGGATTGATTCTCCCCCTCGCACCGATGTGCAGCGGTTCCCAGCCCGGTCACATCGTTCGGTCTCCAAAGGACGGATCGGGCACCAGACGCGCGAGCGGGGCACCAAGCCGGAGAATGAAATATTTTTTGTCCATTGTGACAAATCGCATGTTTCGGGGGCCTGTGATTCGAGTAATCTTAGATTTGAAGGAATTTGGATGGACATGTCATTTCCAATTAAAAGGCGGGGAGCATTGATGAAGGTAA from Paenibacillus ihbetae includes:
- a CDS encoding BrxA/BrxB family bacilliredoxin — encoded protein: MGMSFDRYMRDMVQPMRDELTVLGIRELTTPEEVEEQFEAAKGTALVVVNSVCGCAAGQARPGVALALQNEVKPDHLFTVFAGQDKEATAKAREYFAPYPPSSPSIALLKDGELVHFIERHQVENRSAEEIAADLTDAFNRYCQ
- a CDS encoding NAD(P)/FAD-dependent oxidoreductase, translating into MPDYDVIVIGGGPSGLMACVAAGERGASVLLVDKGDKLGRKLGISGGGRCNVTNAKEQDELIANIPGNGRFLYSAFQHWNNRDIMTFFEGLGIPLKEEDNGRMFPVTDKASSVVNALIGKVRELGTDILTNSPVHRVLFENHHAAGIELKSGRTITSSCVIVATGGQSVPQTGSTGDGYPWAEAAGHTITELYPTEVPIVSTEPWIASKELQGLSLRDVELSVWNPKGKRIIAHRGDMLFTHFGVSGPIALRCSQFIRQVQRKFDIVNVDMAIDMFPDRSVPEMEREIRTYLEEEPRKSIKNALKGYLPERMIPLLLSRAGIDSDTVCSGISKTAVSGLAATLKKFMFRASGTRSLKEAFVTGGGVSLKEIQPKTMESKLMPGLFFCGEILDIHGYTGGYNITAAFSTGYTAGKHAAEAASG
- a CDS encoding ABC transporter ATP-binding protein → MEMMRDNHESQPEPVLAVNIQEAGYEPGRPRIRDISFRVAPGELLGLIGPNGAGKSTTIKAVLGLLKDCRAEVRIAGDPPRYAYVPEQPVFYEDLTLWEHLDLAAAAYGIEDGRFKEQAETLLRQFGMEAVRHELPGGFSKGMKQKMMLMIGFLSKPDVYIVDEPFIGLDPRATRDFLNLLLEERQRGAGVLMSTHVLDTAERICDSFVLISQGQVASQGTLDDIRIAADLPGASLFDCFDALT
- the nadE gene encoding ammonia-dependent NAD(+) synthetase, which gives rise to MSLQEQIIAELGVKPSINVEEEVRKRVDFLKSYVTNSGTSGLLIAISGGIDSAVAAGLCKRATDELTEETGKEYKTLGVFQPYGEQVDIADSYATAKAFNLKYTVETNIEEAVNEIALEVEHGLKNIGVNKHISIPGKGNVKARVRMVVQYALAFEQNLLVVGTDHASEAITGFYTKWGDGAVDITPLSSLNKRQVRQLASYLGVPQSILDKAPTAGLWEGQTDEKELGISYEDNSDYLEGKQVAPEVQEKLESYYRRTAHKRNTIPGI
- a CDS encoding ABC transporter permease, with amino-acid sequence MMLRSRQVKNPGSLFWTRVRSHWNHQRASLATVADWTVMLYIIVPGLLLGGGIYRELWTRPLPVWVDYIPVQGAASLLLLMFFGRVLLFLEEADVLFLRQHPHWIKGLMLRGMGYSICVSTVKGLLFTGLALPFLVRGYGFSGTALISLLLAAAACAWCANLAGRMIRSRYKGWTRRLAGYFSRWLFFGTFMLCVTFGLKTPLVLWLGAVIFLVLLPLLGRYRLRMKGTFMSDVREDASTRIQLTEKIMIQAVGKPPSIRSKTWLFRKSGRIFKGAAEKRLADAGLKAILRKSENLAVYLQITLLGIPAIWMPPHVVKVIVYIAMVILISYWLHTRWAQFAKAEFMHVLPFNNRHYRSAGVIVVRTLLILPAFLYSMVAGLTLFQGAVGWLAGLAFTAVAVLAAPSLTSWPVYKEERSLRVNGEEAGDESA
- a CDS encoding two-component system sensor histidine kinase NtrB, which encodes MLSLWKDILLQVLLSSTLIFHLPLLLDRHVKCLYKKKPDVLLRFRDQIAIACGISIILCILLSAMSDYYVPIHLGVVPLYFGILYGSRFSGLCLAVVYITSHGLIYGWPLACLLLNMLIICYSLLPRISTHFKKGSVLEKLCWLWSALVPSMLLIVGHQAVDGKVHNQHLNPDMILVAVLYMLIGMLHSGFIVYWIEFTAERLVANRHNGPSMNKESVSPFLDLIPLGIIAVDLKGHIIAANHHLITDLRKAAYPQLTRSDLIGKSFYEAFDGMFQKEHLRTRIEKALQGIETPGEIVRNGSRVYSTGIYPLIHNQTGKISGAVGIIEDITELDKLRSEFINVERLSLVGQMAAGITHEIRNPMAVVRGFLQLMQEKSPDTLDHYYRIVMEELDRANSIINDFLSLAQNRTAEKEECHLHDIIHELSPLLWADANLRGQSIELKLGSMLPRLLLNPKEMKQLILNLCRNGMEAMGEKGTLTIETRHEGEQVKLFVKDTGIGIPDDVLQRLFEPFFTTKNKGTGLGLALCMSVVQRHNGTIDVESSEGQGTVFIISLPVRSSQQTMIESQSAAAFE